TCCGGGTTCGTAAAGTCCAGGGCATCACCCCACAGGATATTACGGTGCAAAAGAAAGTTTACGCTACGCAATACTTCTGGTTTGCATTTGTCGGCAAACAGCGAGTTGTATCGGTCCTTAAAAATATTAAATAAGCGCTGGCGGCATTCTTCGGCATTGTCTTCCAAAATATCCACGCCGTAAATATTGCACACGGCAAACACGGCGTATCGCTCCCACTCAATTTGAGTGTGAACATATTTACGTTCAACAACGTTCAGCTTTCTGTTAAGTACTTCAGCAAGGAAATTACCGTTACCGCAGGCAGGCTCAAGAAAACGGCTTTCGATGCGTTCGGTTTCGTGTTTCACAAGGTCAAGCATAGCGTTTACTTCACGCGGGTTTGTAAACACTTCCCCGTGGTCTGCAACACGGCGCTTAGATTTTACTTGCTTGTCTTGTTTTTTCTCCTCTTTCAATTTTTCCACTTCAATTATTGTTGTGCATAGTAAAAACTTAACACCCTTGTTCAGTTCGCTTTTTACTGAATTGGTGGCCTTGGGCGTGGTGGGTCAAAATTACATGTGCAGGTGTTCTTGCTGGCATGTGTGGTGAGTTGAATTTCTCTGCATCATTCTACTGATTGACACTATGTCCGTCGTATTAATATGGTGTTGGCTGTTGTGAAATTCCGGTACCCGTACGCAGTCAAACCAGCCCAAACCACTAGAATAATGGTTTCGGAATTGCAGATAGCGTACTTAACGTCGTCAGGCTGTGGGCGTAAACCTCAGTATATGACCCATATGATCGGACTGGACGTATGCGTGTCGATTTATAGGTGCTCTATCGAACTATAACAGCCGGAATCTGTGAAATCATGGTTCCGGCTTCGTTATACATGCGTATAATGTACAGTCCCTCGTCCCAGTCCTCGGTTGAAATTCTGCACTCAGACTGTGCAGGGATGCCGGAAACAATACAGCTGCCTGCAACGGTATATACACGCAGGTATGATGCCGACTCAGGAATGTTGTACACTCTCAGATGTGTTGCTGCAGGTATCGGTGCAAGCTTAATCGTTGATGCTGTCGTATGCGTACCCGATGCAGAGCTTTCAACAGGTAATTCGATTGCTCCAACATCATACACATTTGCCTGTGGAATTTGGGTGCCGGCAAAATCTGTAAAACCGGGGTGCTGCCCGGAAATTGCTTCGACAATTACGCCTGCATTGTACGCAGGTGAATCTGATGACTGTAACCCGTAATCCTTAAACTCGGATAATTCTTTTGGCCAGAGTGTAGCCTCACTCCCCGGGTTATTAAAAAGCGGATTGCCTGCGCTGCCTGTTGGCCGTCCGCCATGCACTTCGCAGCCTGTAGCAGAACGCCATTCATCGAGTGAGGTATATAGGTTGTCATGATACAGAATCCTCACATCCCCTGTGACGTTACTGTAAATATTTCCAATAAGATAAACCCGGTTGTCACCGGGAACTATAACCTGATGAATCCCATCGGCAGTATAGAAGATGTTATTCAAAACATAGACGTTGTCCAAGCCCCCTGACCAATCAGTAATTTCGAAAGCACTTATGGCGGGATTAGAATCGGCAGGAGTGATATACACGGTGTTGTTGTAAACGTATGCCTTTGACAAGTGGGTGAAAGGGGCTTTAAACAGAGTAATTCAACCATGGTTGGTTCTGCCGTCGTTTACGCTGATATTGTATCTGCACGTATTGGAATACCAGGCCATGGCCCCTTCATACTGTCCAAGTAGGAAACCTGCCCCATCGTTGTTGTGCGAGTAGCAGTATTGAATAACTGAGTTCGTGACGGCACCGTCTAAGTCGAAACCAATGCCGTCGCAGCCGCTACCGGCGCTGTTGTGGTGGCTTTCACAATATTGGATAATGGTATTATTTACGTTGTACACCCAAATACCTCCGGGTCCGCCACAGTGGGTATTGCCGTAGCCGTTGAAATACGCAGTGCAGTATTCGATTAAAACTCCGTCAGTATTGCCAATCATGATAC
This is a stretch of genomic DNA from Ignavibacteria bacterium. It encodes these proteins:
- a CDS encoding T9SS type A sorting domain-containing protein; amino-acid sequence: MSKAYVYNNTVYITPADSNPAISAFEITDWSGGLDNVYVLNNIFYTADGIHQVIVPGDNRVYLIGNIYSNVTGDVRILYHDNLYTSLDEWRSATGCEVHGGRPTGSAGNPLFNNPGSEATLWPKELSEFKDYGLQSSDSPAYNAGVIVEAISGQHPGFTDFAGTQIPQANVYDVGAIELPVESSASGTHTTASTIKLAPIPAATHLRVYNIPESASYLRVYTVAGSCIVSGIPAQSECRISTEDWDEGLYIIRMYNEAGTMISQIPAVIVR
- a CDS encoding SAM-dependent DNA methyltransferase encodes the protein MKEEKKQDKQVKSKRRVADHGEVFTNPREVNAMLDLVKHETERIESRFLEPACGNGNFLAEVLNRKLNVVERKYVHTQIEWERYAVFAVCNIYGVDILEDNAEECRQRLFNIFKDRYNSLFADKCKPEVLRSVNFLLHRNILWGDALDFTNPETKEPIIFSEWSIVNGNMLKRKDYMFKFLVEKTHQFSFFNDKGEVNAIDEPVKDFPLVHFLQLSEL